One region of Trichoderma breve strain T069 chromosome 7 map unlocalized scaffold00007, whole genome shotgun sequence genomic DNA includes:
- a CDS encoding rad9 domain-containing protein, with product MLEARLEQASILKKVVDAIKDLVQDCNFDCNDSGIALQAMDNSHVALVSMMLKAEGFSPYRCDRNIALGVNLTSLTKVLRAAQGDDILTIKAEDAPDVMNLLFESSGEDRISEYDLKLMDIDQEHLGIPETEYAATITMPSAEFRRICTDLAAMSESVGIEASKDGVKFSCNGDIGNGSVTLRSHTSIEKPENNVDIELTEPVSLTFSLKYLVNFCKAAALSTQVKICLSSEVPLLVEYNLSGSSYLRFYLAPKIGDDE from the exons ATGTTGGAGGCACGGTTGGAACAGGCTAGCATCCTGAAGAAG GtggttgatgccatcaaggaccTCGTCCAAGACTGCAACTTTGACTGCAATGACTCCGGCATCGCGCTGCAGGCCATGGACAACTCGCACGTCGCCCTTGTGTCGATGATGCTCAAGGCCGAGGGCTTCTCGCCATACCGATGCGACCGCAATATTGCTCTTGGTGTCAACCTGACGTCTCTCACAAAGGTGCTACGAGCCGCCCAGGGCGATGATATCTTGACGATCAAGGCGGAGGACGCTCCCGATGTCATGAACCTGCTGTTTGAGAGCAGCGGAGAGGACCGCATCAGCGAGTACGACCTCAAGCTCATGGACATTGACCAGGAGCACTTGGGCATTCCCGAGACCGAGTATGCGGCCACCATTACTATGCCTTCGGCCGAGTTCCGAAGAATCTGCACAGATCTGGCAGCCATGTCAGAGTCAG TTGGCATTGAGGCTTCCAAGGATGGTGTCAAATTCTCCTGCAACGGTGACATTGGTAATGGCTCCGTCACTCTGAGAAGCCACACCTCCATTGAAAAGCCCGAGAACAATGTCGACATTGAGTTGACAGAGCCCGTGTCTCTGACCTTTTCCCTCAAGTACCTGGTCAACTTctgcaaggctgctgcccTGTCTACCCAGGTTAAGATCTGCCTCTCCAGCGAGGTGCCGCTCTTGGTCGAGTACAACCTCTCCGGCAGCAGCTACCTGCGCTTCTACCTTGCACCAAAG ATTGGTGACGACGAGTAA
- a CDS encoding phosphomethylpyrimidine kinase domain-containing protein: MSSVSLLPPRVLAVASHVVSGNVGNKVAVFVLQSLGFDVAALNTVQFSNHTGYRQWTGTRATAQEITDLYSGLKQSYLDDFDMMLTGYIPGAEGVTAVGTIAKGLKEKFQNSPGKFFWVLDPVMGDNGKLYVAPEVVPAYKALLPYADLILPNQFEAEQLSDVKIVDMDSLTQAIQVLHDKFNIPHIIITSVSFTTPGHPPSHLTVIGSTMTSDRKARPFKIVFPSIDCYFCGTGDMFGALITSRIREAANAVPGLSGRASWLSDDDVAATDLPLARAAEKVLASMHQVLANTRDAMPEVMERTWALLRPEDRNDETKAHYVKSKAAELQLVTNLDSLRTPSISFSATKI; the protein is encoded by the exons ATGTCTTCTGTCTCACTACTTCCGCCACGAGTGTTGGCAGTTGCAAGCCAT GTTGTCTCAGG CAACGTGGGAAACAAGGTCGCCGTCTTCGTGCTCCAGTCGTTGGGATTTGACGTCGCTGCCCTGAATACGGTGCAGTTCA GTAATCACACGGGCTACAGACAATGGACGGGAACGAGGGCCACGGCACAGGAGATTACCGATCTCTACAGCGGTCTAAAGCAGTCGTACCTGGATGACTTTGACATGATGCTCACTGGCTACATCCCGGGCGCAGAGGGAGTCACGGCGGTGGGTACGATTGCAAAGGGACTCAAGGAGAAGTTTCAGAACTCTCCGGGCAAGTTCTTTTGGGTGTTGGATCCTGTCATGGGAGACAACGGAAAGCTATATGTGGCGCCGGAGGTTGTGCCTGCGTATAAAGCTCTTCTCCCGTATGCAGATCTGATACTGCCGAATCAGTTTGAAGCTGA ACAACTCTCAGACGTCAAGATTGTAGACATGGACAGCCTCACCCAAGCCATCCAGGTGCTTCACGACAAGTTCAACATCcctcacatcatcatcacctccgTCAGCTTCACAACCCCAGGCCACCCGCCCTCGCACCTCACCGTCATCGGCTCCACCATGACCTCAGACCGCAAGGCCCGCCCCTTCAAGATCGTCTTCCCGTCCATAGACTGCTACTTCTGCGGCACTGGCGACATGTTCGGCGCCCTCATCACAAGCCGCATTCGAGAGGCCGCCAACGCCGTCCCTGGCTTGAGCGGCCGCGCCAGCTGGCtcagcgacgacgacgttgCGGCGACGGATCTGCCGCTGGCGAGGGCGGCGGAAAAAGTGTTGGCTAGCATGCATCAGGTTTTGGCTAACACGCGGGATGCGATGCCGGAGGTGATGGAGAGGACGTGGGCTTTGCTGCGGCCGGAAGATAGGAATGACGAGACGAAGGCGCATTATGTCAAGTCCAAGGCGGCGGAGCTGCAGTTGGTTACCAACTTGGATAGCCTACGAACCCCGAGCATATCATTTTCGGCAACGAAAATTTAG
- a CDS encoding dUTPase domain-containing protein, with amino-acid sequence MSAVPENGTTSPPAKRIKTIDHTETLPEPAAVEEAVAAAVTLATATAMEAPVPLQVKKLSPQARLPTRGSAFSAGYDLYAAKDTVLPARGKGLVDTDISIATPAGTYGRIAPRSGLASKHFIDTGAGVIDADYRGPVKVLLFNHAETDYEIKEGDRIAQLVLERIVTPDVVEVEELEESVRGAGGFGSTGKN; translated from the exons ATGTCTGCAGTCCCCGAAAACGGCACAACCTCCCCTCCCGCCAAGCGCATCAAGACAATCGACCACACAGAAACACTCCCCGAACCCGCCGCCGTCGAAGAAGccgtagcagcagcagtaacACTGGCAACAGCAACCGCAATGGAGGCCCCCGTCCCCCTGCAAGTCAAGAAGCTCTCGCCGCAGGCCAGACTTCCCACGCGCGGCAGCGCCTTTTCCGCCGGGTACGACTTGTACGCTGCGAAAGACACTGTTTTGCCGGCCAGAGGAAAGGGCCTTGTCGATACGGATATTAGCATTGCCACGCCTGCGGGAACAT ACGGCCGTATTGCTCCCCGCTCTGGCCTTGCGTCCAAGCACTTCATCGACACTGGTGCAGGTGTCATCGACGCAGACTACCGCGGACCCGTCAAGGTTCTTCTGTTCAACCATGCGGAAACCGACTACgagatcaaggagggcgaTCGAATTGCCCAGCTCGTGCTGGAGAGAATCGTGACGCCCGACGTCGTTGAGGTggaggagttggaggagAGCGTCAGGGGAGCGGGCGGCTTTGGAAGCACTGGCAAGAACTAA